GCCGGCAAATGCCGTCAGGCTGGTCTGGGTGGAACCGAAGAACGATCCCATGGCGACCATGCCCAGCACAGGAACCATGATGACCAGCCACTGCGGACGGTTCACCGGGGCCGTATCGTCTGCCTGTCCGGCGGCGGGAGCCACACCCTTGCGGGAAGTCCTGGCCCGGCGGGCTGCGGGAACCACGTGCTCCACGGTGCGGTGCACGGCAAACGCAGTCACCATGCTCGCGGTCAGCACCGCGGCGAGGGCCAGCGGCATCCAGGGGGCGACGGCGGCCGCGAGGAGGCCCACGAGGGCCGGGCCCAGCACGAAGGTCAGTTCATCTGCTGTGCCTTCGTATGCGAGGGCCGTATCCATTTCGCGTCCCTGCGGCCGGCGTGCGGTCATGGCCATCCAGCGGACGCGTGCCATGGGTCCGACCTGCGGGCAGGAGATGCCCATAAACAGGGCCGCGGCCAGCATCCAGAGCGGACCGTCGGAGGGGTCCAGCAGTGCCGCTGAGAGCAGGAACAGACCGATGGCTACGGGGTTCAGGACGGCGGTGCCCAGCAGGACGGGACGCTGTCCGATCCGGTCGGCGAGGTAGCCCAGCAGCGGGGCGCCCACGGCCGAACCGATACCCACACCGCCGGCGGCGAGGCCGCCGAGGGCGTAGGAGCCGGAAACTTCGGTGATGAGGGTAAGTGCACCGACCGTGAGCATGGCCAGGGGCAGCCGTGCGAGGAAGGCGACGGGGAAGAAGGACTTGCCGGCCAGTGCGAAGATCGCCTGGTAGCGGCCGCCCGGTGAGGATGGTGCCGGCGCTGCGGCGTTATGTGCTGAGGCCTCGTGAACTGCAGTGTCTGCGGCTGCGGTGGCCGCGGCAGCGGTGACGGCCGGGGTGGGGGAAGTGTTGTTGTGGGTCATGGTGCGGTATCCAGGTACGTCGAACCGCACACCGTCCCCCCTCCCGGTGTGCCCGACCCTAGTACCCGTCGATTTTACCCACGCCCCGCCGCTCGACCTAACCCGGGTTTCACCCGACCAGCACGTCCCCGGCGCTGTAGCGGACCGTGGACCCGCTTCGGCCCTTCAGGATCTGGAGCTGCGCCGGGATCCGCTGTTTCATTTCGGCCACATGGCTGACCAAACCGACGACGCGGCCGCCGTCGCGCAGTCCCTCAAGCGCGTCCATGACCTGTTCCAGGGACTGCTCGTCGAGGCTGCCGAAACCTTCGTCCACAAACAGGGTCTCGATATTCACGCCCCCGGCTTCCTGCTGGACCACGTCGGCCAGGCCCAGGGCAAGGGCCAGCGAGGCCATGAAGCTTTCGCCGCCGGACAGGGTGGAGGTGTCCCGCCGCTGGCCGGTCCATTCGTCCGTGACATGCAGGCCCAGGCCTGCCTTGCGGTTTCCGGACTTGGAATCGCTGTGCACCAGCGCGTACCTGCCGCCCGTCATTGCGGCGAGCCGTTCCGTGGCCGCGGCCGCCACCTGCTCCAGCCGGGCGGCGAGGACGTAGGTGCTCAGCGTCATCTTGTATTCGTTCTCTCCCCCGCCCCGGGCAGTGTCCGTGACTGATTGCAGCAGGTCCCGGCGGGCTCGCAGGGGCGCTGTGCGTTCAAGCGCCTCCACCAGTTCCGCCGAATACTCCGCGAGCCGGATGGCCGAGCCTTCCAGCAGCCGGACGAGCAGGGCCGCTTCTTCCTGTGCCTTCCGTGCCGCCGCGGCCTGTTCCGCTGCTTCGGCCACGTCTTCCTCATCCGGCACGGCCAGCGGCTCCCCCGCTGCGTCCTCGGGTCCGGCGGCAGCCTGGGCTTCCCTCCGCAGCTGCAGCCTCCTGCCCTGCTCTTCCCACTCCGCGACCGCCGAGGCGTAGGCGTCGGCGGTTCCGGGATCCAGCAAGGCGGCAGAAACCTCTGCCGCGGATCCGAACGCGGTGCCGGTCAGTTCAGTCTCCAGTTCAGCGGTTGCCCGGGCAGCTTCCTCGTCAGCGGTGTCCGCCGCCCCGGCTGCTTCCCGGGCTGCTGCGGCCAGCTGCGCAAACGCTGTCAGGGCCTGGACCCGTTCACTGATGCTGCCGAAACCGCTCAGTGCCGCCGCCGTGCGGTCCGCCAGGTCTGCGGCCTGCTCCCGGGCTGCCCCGGCACGGGAATCGGCTTGGGCGGCGGCGATAAGTGCCTCGGAACGGGCTGTTTCAGCAGCCGCAAGTTCCGTCGCAATTGCCGCCAGGCGCCGGCTGGCCTGCGCCAGTGACCGGACTGCGGCGCGGGCGCTTTCCACGTCAGCCCGGGCAGCATCGAGCTGTTCCTGGGCCTGGCCCATGTCTCCCTCGCCGCCGCGGGCCCGCAGCGCCGCTGCTTCCTCGGCCGCCGTCCCGGCCAGGCGCCGTGCGTCGTCGTAGGCAGCCTCTGCCTTGCCGGCACGTTCCTTGGCTTCCTGCTCGGCTTCCCGCGTCACCGGCGCTTCGCCGTCGGGAAGGGCTGCCGGGCGGGGATGCTCCGCGGCGCCGCAGACCGGGCAGGGCTCCCCGTCGGCCAGCTGCTGCGCCAGTTCGGCCGCGGCCTGGTCCAGTCTGGCCTGCAGCAGGTCCTGCCACGCCTGACGGCGGTCCTGGTATTCCTGGCGGGCGTCGGCGGCTGTCTTTTCGGCTGCCTCCGCCCGCTCGTTGGCCAAGGCGTAACCGCTGATGGTTGCCACCAGTTCTTCCGCAGCGGCCAGGGCGGTCTCGGCCCGCGATTCACCTTCCGCGAGCCGTTCCAGTGCGGCTGCTTCGCCTGCCAGTGTGGATTCTTCCGCCCGCAGGGAATCCAGTTTTCCGGCGGTGTCGGCCGCCTGCACCCGGAAAGCCTCCGCGGCATCCGTCTCCGCCGCGGCGCGGGCGAGCAGGGCCGAGGTCCGTTCCTCATCCTCCAATGCGGCGCGGGCGGCTGCCAGGTCCGCGCCGATCAGTGCCTCCAGCCCCTCCGGCAGACCGGTTCCGCCCTCCGGGAGCGCACTGTAGGCAGCAGCCATCCGGTGACCGGCCAGGTCCTTCAGCGTTGCCGAAGCCGCGGCACGCCGGTTTTCCGCCCGCCGGGTGGCTGCGTCGGCTGCCCGTACGGATCCTGCCAGCAGGGACGCGGCTGTGTGGGTTGCCAGTGCTGCCCGCTGCGGGTCAATGTCCGCTTCCAGGGCGGCGTGCTGGGCTTCCTCCCGGACCAGCTGCTGGAGGGCAAGGCCGCGGGCCCTCAGATGCTCCAATTCCTGCAGGTGCTTCTCCGCACGTTCCCGCGCCGTCCGCAGCTCGGCGAGCTCCTTGCGGGCAGCTGCGCTCCGGGAGTCCAGTTCGGCCCGGAACTGCGCTATCTCCGTTTCGGCCTCATCCGTTCCGGCCGTGTCAGCTGCTTCTACTGTGTCAGCCGTGTCGGCGGGGTCGGCCTGCTGCGATCCGGCCGTCAGCTCATCGCGGTAGCGGCGGATTTCGTCGCGGGCACGGCGCAGCACATGCTCGGACTCCTCCTGCGCGGCGTCGAAACGCTCGGTGGCTTCGATCAGCTCCACCTTGAGACGGCGTTCAATGTCTTCGAACCTGGAGGTTCCGAACAGCTGCTGCAGAAGCTGCTCGCGGGAGGCTGCGTCAGCGCGGAG
This window of the Arthrobacter sp. zg-Y919 genome carries:
- a CDS encoding MFS transporter encodes the protein MTHNNTSPTPAVTAAAATAAADTAVHEASAHNAAAPAPSSPGGRYQAIFALAGKSFFPVAFLARLPLAMLTVGALTLITEVSGSYALGGLAAGGVGIGSAVGAPLLGYLADRIGQRPVLLGTAVLNPVAIGLFLLSAALLDPSDGPLWMLAAALFMGISCPQVGPMARVRWMAMTARRPQGREMDTALAYEGTADELTFVLGPALVGLLAAAVAPWMPLALAAVLTASMVTAFAVHRTVEHVVPAARRARTSRKGVAPAAGQADDTAPVNRPQWLVIMVPVLGMVAMGSFFGSTQTSLTAFAGSFGVASSAGLIYAVMALSSAVAALSVAFWPERFGTAGRWVLCAAAMTAFTLLLFLPADIGTMVVVLLVLGIPVGPTMVSIFGIGAIVAPRELMGTVMTMLASGVVTGTALGSSVAGRLADSHGYSHAFMVPTASAAALLVLSLVAVRAASRNASRKQAQA
- a CDS encoding SMC family ATPase; the encoded protein is MEMQAFGPFADRQTIDFDELGAHGLFLLNGPTGAGKTSVLDAICFALYGTVPGARQQGRRLRSDHAGPDTAPEVVCEFSSGVRRFEVVRSPQWERPAKRSGGKSTVTEQAKTLLREFVDGAWVQKSSRNDEAAAEITELLGMNREQFTRVVMLPQGDFAAFLRADAASREQLLQQLFGTSRFEDIERRLKVELIEATERFDAAQEESEHVLRRARDEIRRYRDELTAGSQQADPADTADTVEAADTAGTDEAETEIAQFRAELDSRSAAARKELAELRTARERAEKHLQELEHLRARGLALQQLVREEAQHAALEADIDPQRAALATHTAASLLAGSVRAADAATRRAENRRAAASATLKDLAGHRMAAAYSALPEGGTGLPEGLEALIGADLAAARAALEDEERTSALLARAAAETDAAEAFRVQAADTAGKLDSLRAEESTLAGEAAALERLAEGESRAETALAAAEELVATISGYALANERAEAAEKTAADARQEYQDRRQAWQDLLQARLDQAAAELAQQLADGEPCPVCGAAEHPRPAALPDGEAPVTREAEQEAKERAGKAEAAYDDARRLAGTAAEEAAALRARGGEGDMGQAQEQLDAARADVESARAAVRSLAQASRRLAAIATELAAAETARSEALIAAAQADSRAGAAREQAADLADRTAAALSGFGSISERVQALTAFAQLAAAAREAAGAADTADEEAARATAELETELTGTAFGSAAEVSAALLDPGTADAYASAVAEWEEQGRRLQLRREAQAAAGPEDAAGEPLAVPDEEDVAEAAEQAAAARKAQEEAALLVRLLEGSAIRLAEYSAELVEALERTAPLRARRDLLQSVTDTARGGGENEYKMTLSTYVLAARLEQVAAAATERLAAMTGGRYALVHSDSKSGNRKAGLGLHVTDEWTGQRRDTSTLSGGESFMASLALALGLADVVQQEAGGVNIETLFVDEGFGSLDEQSLEQVMDALEGLRDGGRVVGLVSHVAEMKQRIPAQLQILKGRSGSTVRYSAGDVLVG